The following is a genomic window from Plasmodium cynomolgi strain B DNA, scaffold: 0997, whole genome shotgun sequence.
agcaTATCTTGGTAATACATAAACTCAGGTAACACCTTTTCTGGATGGTACTGTTTACATTcctcaaaaaatttggacaGTCAACTTTATAAGAGATAGAACATGGattcataaaataatcatagaGCCTTTCTTTGAACGtagcatatttataataatcataGCACGTtgtattataaaatttatcggTTGTTATAATTCCATAAATATCGACATagtattcatataattcttttatttgttaCCAATctgtgtaaataaaaagaacttGATCAGGTTTaaatttcttataataaTCTTCATTATTGCTATCATTAACACGTTcattccatattttttatagttCTTTATAAGCATTATCTACTTCTGACCTTTTCTTGTAAGGATAAAGACCATTTAACGTACTATATctccaataatttaaaattttacagaTACTGAACTTCTTTCCGACATTATCTGATaccttattattttttaaataatttaaaatagttgAAAGTACACGCCTTACATGTCTATCATACTTTGTGTTTTGATGTGTACAACAATACTAATTGTAATAAGTATGCTTAAAgacattttcta
Proteins encoded in this region:
- a CDS encoding hypothetical protein (putative); this translates as LYEYYVDIYGIITTDKFYNTTCYDYYKYATFKERLYDYFMNPCSISYKVDCPNFLRNVNSTIQKRCYLSLCITKIC